In Chloroflexota bacterium, a single window of DNA contains:
- a CDS encoding NAD(P)-binding protein, which translates to MRKAKVGVYICHCGTNIAGTVAVTDAAQFAARLDNVVVARDYRYMCSSTGQEIIKQDIKDLGLERVVVAACSPLMHEFTFRAVIAEAGLNPYFLGIANIREQCSWITHDVGMATQKAKQLIRAAVARVVWQEPLEEREVEVEPAALVVGGGIAGIQAALSIATPGYKVYLVEQESSIGGRMAQLDKTFPTLDCSACILTPKMVNLAREKNIELLTCSEVVAVTGYVGNFEVKVKKNPRYVDLEKCTGCGECVSPCPVEVPHHFDHGLGQRKAIYRLFPQAVPGAYIIQKEGIPPCRAACPAEVNAQGYVALIGQGKIKEALDLIRRDNPFPAVCGRVCHHPCEDKCTRREADEPIAICALKRFVTDHTDGRSVPLERTKAERVAVIGAGPAGLSAAYHLLQKGYGVTVFEALPLAGGMLATSIPPYRLPKEILAKEIAYIEGLGAEIRTNSPIGREVKLSSLFEQGYSAIFIAVGAQRSQRLAIAGENLNGVFDGLTFLREVNLGKQIDLTGQRVGVIGGGNTAIDAARSALRLGAKEVAIIYRRTQEEMPALREEVVEAVKEGVQFHILAAPTKVLGQNGKVVGIECLRMALGEIDESGRRRPIPIPGSEFTLGMDTLIIAIGQSPDLSFLDMDLATTPQGTITVDPQTLATNVPGIFAGGDVVSGPATVIEAIAAGKRAAESIDRYLSLEDLIEGRVFEIPAEKIVKKKVTEEIECKPRAQIAELSLKERVHNFQETTLGLSQEVALKEAGRCLNCAVCAECLQCEAVCGPKAIAHDMKEEYVDLKVGTIILATGHDFFDPRVLPQYNYGRFPNIIDSMAFERMCSASGPTGGNIVLSNGEVPKSVAFIHCVGCRDSHALPYCSRLCCMHAMKQAHLVKEKTGADVYELYIDIRAGGKGYEEFYERVQREGVIFIRGRGAEVVQQDGHLVVKAEDTGLGRPLILRVDLVVLVVGLIHRADTAQVARIFRVSRDKDGFFMEAHPKLRPFHTNTDGIFLAGTCQSPKDIPDTVAHANAAAAEALSLLGRGRVLIEPLVAEINAEICSGCKTCLELCAYSAITFDEEKRISQVNTALCRGCGTCAAACPSGAITASHFTDQQILAEIEALLMESEPVSIAT; encoded by the coding sequence CGCTAATATTCGGGAACAGTGTTCCTGGATCACGCACGACGTGGGCATGGCCACACAAAAGGCCAAGCAACTGATTCGTGCCGCTGTAGCACGCGTGGTCTGGCAGGAACCGCTAGAGGAGAGAGAGGTCGAGGTAGAACCGGCCGCGCTGGTGGTAGGGGGTGGCATCGCTGGCATCCAGGCCGCCCTGAGCATTGCTACGCCTGGCTATAAAGTGTATCTGGTGGAGCAAGAGTCCTCCATCGGAGGGCGCATGGCCCAGCTAGACAAGACCTTCCCCACCCTTGATTGCTCCGCCTGTATCCTGACCCCGAAGATGGTGAACCTGGCCAGAGAGAAAAATATCGAGCTCCTGACCTGTAGCGAGGTCGTAGCGGTGACAGGATACGTGGGAAACTTCGAGGTCAAGGTCAAAAAGAACCCTCGCTATGTGGACCTGGAGAAATGTACTGGCTGTGGAGAGTGCGTCTCGCCTTGTCCGGTAGAGGTGCCACACCATTTTGACCACGGTTTGGGGCAAAGGAAAGCCATCTACCGTCTGTTCCCCCAAGCTGTACCCGGCGCCTATATCATTCAAAAGGAGGGTATACCACCCTGTCGCGCTGCTTGCCCGGCAGAGGTGAATGCCCAGGGCTATGTGGCTCTTATCGGTCAGGGCAAGATTAAGGAGGCCCTCGATCTGATCCGGCGGGACAATCCCTTTCCAGCCGTCTGCGGGCGGGTGTGCCATCATCCCTGTGAGGATAAATGTACCAGGAGAGAGGCGGATGAACCCATTGCCATCTGTGCCCTCAAACGCTTCGTCACCGACCATACCGATGGACGTTCCGTCCCCTTAGAGAGGACTAAGGCAGAGAGGGTGGCCGTCATCGGGGCAGGACCAGCAGGACTATCGGCCGCCTATCATCTCCTCCAAAAGGGCTATGGCGTCACTGTCTTTGAAGCCCTGCCCCTGGCGGGAGGCATGCTGGCTACGAGCATCCCGCCCTATCGTCTGCCTAAGGAGATATTGGCGAAAGAGATCGCCTATATCGAGGGCTTAGGGGCAGAGATCAGGACCAACAGCCCTATCGGCCGGGAGGTGAAGCTTTCCAGTCTCTTCGAACAGGGCTATAGTGCGATCTTCATCGCTGTCGGTGCCCAGAGAAGCCAGCGCCTCGCTATCGCTGGCGAGAACCTGAACGGGGTCTTTGACGGCCTAACCTTTCTCAGGGAGGTGAATCTGGGGAAACAGATTGATCTGACCGGGCAGAGGGTGGGCGTTATCGGCGGGGGCAATACGGCTATAGATGCTGCTCGTTCTGCCCTTCGCCTGGGGGCGAAGGAGGTGGCCATCATCTACCGCCGCACCCAAGAGGAGATGCCAGCGCTCAGAGAAGAGGTTGTGGAGGCAGTAAAAGAGGGGGTACAATTTCATATTCTAGCTGCCCCAACGAAGGTGTTGGGGCAGAACGGGAAGGTGGTGGGGATAGAATGCCTCCGCATGGCCCTGGGCGAGATAGACGAAAGCGGCCGGCGACGGCCGATACCCATCCCAGGTTCTGAGTTCACCCTGGGAATGGATACCCTCATTATAGCCATCGGTCAATCGCCTGACCTATCCTTCCTGGATATGGACCTGGCCACTACCCCACAGGGGACCATCACCGTGGATCCCCAGACCCTGGCCACCAATGTGCCTGGCATCTTCGCCGGTGGTGACGTGGTGAGCGGCCCGGCGACGGTGATCGAGGCCATCGCTGCTGGGAAGAGGGCCGCAGAGTCTATAGACAGATACCTGAGTCTGGAAGATCTAATAGAAGGGCGGGTCTTTGAGATCCCAGCTGAGAAGATCGTCAAGAAGAAGGTAACAGAGGAGATCGAGTGTAAGCCAAGAGCCCAGATAGCCGAGCTGAGCCTCAAAGAGAGAGTCCATAATTTCCAGGAAACCACCCTGGGGCTCAGTCAGGAGGTGGCCCTCAAGGAGGCCGGACGATGCCTGAATTGTGCTGTATGCGCAGAGTGTCTCCAGTGTGAGGCCGTTTGCGGTCCGAAGGCGATAGCCCACGATATGAAGGAAGAGTATGTTGACCTGAAAGTGGGAACGATCATCCTGGCTACCGGCCATGACTTCTTCGATCCACGCGTCCTACCTCAATACAACTATGGGCGTTTCCCTAACATCATCGATAGCATGGCCTTTGAGCGAATGTGCAGTGCCTCCGGCCCCACCGGAGGGAACATTGTCCTGTCCAACGGCGAAGTACCCAAGAGTGTGGCCTTCATCCACTGCGTGGGATGTCGTGACTCCCACGCTCTCCCCTACTGTTCCAGGCTCTGCTGCATGCATGCCATGAAGCAGGCCCATCTGGTGAAAGAAAAGACAGGCGCCGATGTCTATGAGCTGTACATAGACATCCGGGCTGGGGGTAAGGGATATGAGGAGTTTTATGAACGGGTGCAGCGGGAGGGAGTGATTTTCATCCGCGGCAGAGGAGCTGAAGTAGTCCAGCAGGATGGACACCTGGTAGTGAAAGCCGAAGATACCGGCCTAGGACGACCATTGATTCTGCGCGTTGATCTGGTAGTCTTAGTAGTTGGTCTGATCCATCGGGCTGATACAGCGCAGGTGGCCAGGATCTTCCGTGTGTCGCGTGATAAGGATGGCTTCTTCATGGAAGCACATCCCAAATTGCGCCCCTTCCACACCAATACCGACGGTATCTTCCTCGCTGGCACCTGCCAAAGCCCAAAGGATATACCCGATACTGTAGCTCACGCCAACGCCGCTGCGGCGGAAGCCCTTTCCCTCCTGGGTCGTGGTCGGGTGCTTATCGAGCCACTAGTGGCCGAGATCAACGCCGAGATTTGCAGTGGTTGCAAGACCTGTCTGGAACTGTGTGCTTATTCGGCCATCACCTTCGACGAGGAAAAGAGGATCTCTCAAGTCAATACGGCCTTATGTAGAGGTTGCGGCACGTGTGCAGCAGCTTGCCCATCCGGGGCCATCACGGCTAGCCATTTCACCGATCAACAGATTCTGGCCGAGATAGAGGCCTTGTTGATGGAAAGTGAACCGGTTTCGATCGCCACTTAG
- a CDS encoding hydrogenase iron-sulfur subunit, with translation MSTNFEPRIIGFLCNWCAYSGADLAGTSRMVHAPNVRVVRMMCTGRIDSTFVVRAFAAGADGIIIAGCHPGDCHYSEGNYKAMRRFFLMKKMLAQFGLEPERLRLEWVSAGEGAKWAKVVGEMTEAIRSLGPLDWGQNLIVEEHHEQAQVGVLLGR, from the coding sequence ATGTCCACGAACTTTGAACCCAGGATCATCGGTTTCTTATGTAATTGGTGCGCCTATAGTGGGGCGGACCTGGCTGGGACATCGCGGATGGTTCATGCTCCCAATGTGCGCGTTGTGCGCATGATGTGTACAGGGAGGATTGATTCGACCTTCGTGGTGAGAGCCTTCGCCGCAGGCGCCGATGGCATCATAATCGCCGGATGCCATCCCGGTGATTGTCACTACAGTGAGGGCAACTACAAGGCCATGCGTCGCTTCTTTCTGATGAAGAAGATGCTGGCTCAATTCGGACTCGAGCCAGAGCGCCTGCGCCTGGAGTGGGTCTCAGCTGGTGAGGGGGCGAAATGGGCTAAGGTAGTCGGCGAGATGACCGAGGCCATAAGGTCCTTAGGCCCACTGGATTGGGGCCAAAACCTGATAGTTGAGGAGCATCATGAGCAAGCTCAAGTTGGCGTTTTACTGGGCCGCTAG